Below is a genomic region from Paenibacillus pabuli.
ACCTTAGCCGCGGCCCGTCTCACGAGCTCATATAGTTTTAGATAAGATTAATAACCACGGGAATATTGCTCCGCAATCGCTGCTTTATCCTTGCTGACACCGAGTGCCAATGCTGCATGGTTAGCCCAGTACGGATCACGCAGCATGCCTCTGCCGACTGCAACGAGATCGGCATCGCCGTTGCCAATAACCGCTTGAGCCAGAGCCGAATCATCCAGCAGCCCTACAGCAATCACCGGAACGTTCAGTTCTTCGCGGAAACGACGGGCAAACGGAACTTGATAACCTGGGTAGTTACCCGGTTTCCGTTGTCCGGCAGGTCCTTCGCCACCAGAGCTGATGTGGAAGATGTCCACACCTGCTGCCTGATAGGCACGAGCCACATCCAGTGTTTGCTCAATATCGTAGCCGCCATCAGCGTATTCAACTGCGGAAATGCGCATGATAAGCGGCATATCTTCCGGCATTTCCTTTTTCACCGCATGAATAATCTCAACGCCGAATCGAGCCAAGTCCTGCCCGTATACATCTTCACGATGGTTCATCAGCTTCGAATGGAACTGGTGAATGAGGTATCCATGGGCTCCGTGCAGCTCAATGGCATCCACTCCAGCCTGCACTGCGCGGCGAACACCGTCCGCAAACTTCTGCACCATCGCTCCTACTTCTTCGGTAGTTAATGCACGAGGCTCCCTGTAGTCTTCCCCAGGGAAAGTGACCACGGATGGAGCTACCGGCTGTTTCGCATCCTCTGCTTTTCGTCCCGCATGTGCAATTTGAATCGCAACTTTGGAGCCGTGAGCATGCATGCCATCCACCAGTTTCGCAAAAGCCGGGATATGCTCGTCAGACCAGATACCCAGGTCGTTATCAGTAATGCGGCCATCTGGTTCAACATCTGTCATTTCGATGACGATCAGACCTGTACCCCCAACCGCACGGCTAACATAGTGAACCTGATGCCAATCGTTCGGGATGCCGTCCTTGGCTGTTACGGAATACTGGCACATCGGCGCCATAACTACACGGTTATTTAGTTGAAGCCCCTTGAACTGGTAGGGGGAAAATAATTTCTCTGACATATAGGTTACATCTCCTATTCAATATATTGATATATGTTGAGGCAATCGCTTGTTTTCCAAAATGAAAACAGTTGCCCATGCTTGCAGCAGTCTCTCTCGCCAATCCTTCGATCATTCTTTATTATGAAGCAGCCTTCTCTGAATACAAGTACGTACATTTTTGTGCCATAGTACCTTTTTTTATACCTAGAACTACCCGGCCGGTACTTGCAGCCCTGCACGAATTACGCCCAAAACATGATATGATACTTTCATACACAGGAGATAATATACCCCATATGAAACCAACCCAAGCCAAAGGAGCGATGATGGTGAAAGATATTTTAATCGAGCGACTAACAACTTATGCTCAAATGGATACACAATCGGATGAGAACAGTGAAACCTGCCCCTCTACACCGGGCCAACTGGCCTTGGGTGAATATCTTGTAGGCGAATGCAAAGCCATTGGCTTACAGGATGTAACGATGGATGAGAACGGTTATGTCATGGCTACCCTGCCATCCAACACGGACAAGGATGTTCCCGTAATCGGCTTCCTCGCTCATTTGGATACAGCAACAGACTTCACTGGCAAAAATGTAAAGCCACAGGTCATTGACCAGTATGATGGTCAGGATATCGTGTTGAACCAGGAGCTGGATGTGGTACTGTCTACGACCGACTTCCCGGAACTGCGCGAATATAAGGGCCACACCCTCATGACAACAGATGGCACAACATTGCTTGGTGCGGACAACAAGGCAGGTATTGCCGAGATTATGACGGCGATGGCCTATCTGATCGATCACCCGGAGATCAAACACGGAAAAATCAGGGTTGCCTTCACTCCCGACGAAGAGATTGGACGCGGACCGCACAAGTTCGACGTGCCTGCTTTTGGAGCCAAATATGCCTACACGGTAGATGGCGGACCACTGGGAGAGCTCGAGTATGAGAGCTTTAATGCGGCTGCAGCCAAAATTACAGTCAAAGGTACGAATGTCCACCCCGGAACTGCCAAAAACAAAATGGTCAATTCGGCCAAAATCGCTATGGAGTTCAACCGCCGTCTGCCTGCGGAAGAAGCTCCCGAATTCACGGAAGGGTATGAAGGTTTCTACCATCTTACATCCATTGAAGGCGATGTAGAGCTAACGCAGATGAGCTATATCATTCGCGATTTTGACCGGGAGAAGTTTGAGGCGCGTAAGGCTTATGTATTGAAGGTTGCCGAAGAACTGCAAGCTAAGTACGGAGAGAAGAGCATCACCGTTCAGATGAATGATCAGTATTACAATATGCGTGAAAAGATTGAGCCAGTGCGTCAAATTGTTGATATTGCACACGAAGCAATGACTCGTCTGGACATTGAACCCATTATTCGCCCCATCCGGGGAGGAACCGATGGTTCCCAGCTCTCGTACATGGGTATGCCTACACCAAACATCTTTACCGGCGGTGAAAACTACCATGGAAAATTCGAATATGTTTCGGTCGATAACATGGTGAGGGCCACGCAAGTTATCGTGGAAATCGCTCAGTTATTCGAAGAGCGCGGCGATATTTAACTATCACTACTTACATCGATTGCACCTGTTTAGATAAAAACGGGCACCCATTGCTTGAAGCATAGGGTGCTCTTTGCATGGCATTGAACAATTCACATCCCTGAGGACCCAGTCTCATTCATACATATTCCCTCCGGCAATCTCCCGCAATTCTTCCAGATTACAGATGACAATCTTGCGCTGCTCCTTGCGTATGATCTGCCGATCACAGAGGTCATGGATTACCCGGTTCAGATGTCGGTAGCTTGTCCCCAGCATATCTGCCAGCTCTGTCAGCTTGGAGGTCTGGATTTCTTCCGTCACTTGCTCGCCCTGTTCCATCGTCGATAACAGATAGCTGGCAAACCGGCTCTCCACCGGGTACAGTAGATTCAAACTTGATAGATTGGAGAAGGTATACAGTTTATGGGTCACATGACTAAGCATGAAATGGAGGAATTTCGGATTATCCGCATACGTGTTTTGAAGATAGCGATAGCTCACGCCCAGCAGCAAGCTTTTGTTGACGGATTCGACCGTATTTTTGGCCTCCTTCCCGTTAACCAGCTCCAGATCCCCTACGAGCGCTGGCGGCGTGCTGAAGCGGAGCAGCAGTGACTTGCCATTTGGCAGTGTCGTATAAATTTTGAGTTTGCCTTCAACAAGAATATAGAATCGTTCCGGCCGTTCTCCCTTCGCACATATAATCTCTCCCTTGGAAGCTTCCAACAGTCTTAATTCCGCAAGTGCAGGCTCATCCAGCACCTGATCCAAGCCATGTTCACGTGCCAGCTGACGCAATCGCCCAAAATCCATGATTTCTCTCATTCCCGGTAACCCCCACCCAAGTATTTAGCGTATAGAATTGGACATATGTCCCAATTCCGGCATCAGACAGCTCAATTATCCTGATATAAAAATAGTTACAACTAACACTTATATCCAATAAATCATTTCACATGGGAAAATTCTAAGATTTCGTCCGTAATTCGTCATCATTTTATTTAAAAATGGAGTTAATGATAGCGCACTCTTATCCGATGATAGATAAAGCATTATGTACGTTTTTTGAATTCAATCTCAAATATCGAATACTGAAAGGATGGTTCGCCCCATGAATGTTGTAGATGCACTTCTGAAAGTTATGCCTTATATTAGCCGTATTCTTAGAGAACCAGCCGGCTTGACCGTGTATGATCATGAGAAAGTATTGTACGCAGTCCCTACTGAGCGATTTAATCTCGGTTTCAAAGAAGGAGAGCCACTGCTGGATGATTATAAGAACTTTACGGCTCTGACCAATGGACGTGAGGCTTCGCTCACCCAACTGCCCGCGGAGGTCTATGGGATTGAGCTGGATATTTTGAACATTCCCATTTTTGATGACAATGATGAGGTCGTTGCGATTTTCTGCGTATCCTACGATCAATCCAATCAGAACCAGCTAGAAGCCATTATACAAGAAAATCAATCCATCAATAGCAACCTGGTGGAGATGGTCCAGCACGTAGCCGCTCATGCTGAAGAATTGCAGGCAACCAGTGAACAAATTCTGGAGAACACGCGTCTTGCCGTACAAAACTCCTCCCAGATCAATAAGGTTGCCGGATTCATTCGGGAAGTCTCCGAACAAACCAACCTGCTCGGTCTAAATGCCGCCATTGAGGCAGCACGTGTAGGCGAGGCCGGGGCAGGCTTTGGCGTTGTTGCTTCCGAAGTACGCAAGCTCTCCGTGGACGCCAAACAGGCTACAAGTGATATCGATGTGAGTCTGAAAGATGTTCAACAGGTCATTAAACAGATGGAAGTGGAAGTTTCGCAGATTGCTGCCTCTTCCCAGGAGCAAGCTACCCTCGTCTCCTCCTTCACGGATGTCATTGAGAAACTGAATGAAACCGGCGACCGGATGAAGATGCTGGCAGATCAATTGATTAGCTACTCTGTTCATAAGAAGTAAAGTTGTACCCCAAACGAAACGTACCATATGTATCTGACGCTATCTAAATGAAACAGGACCCCTTGCCCCTATATGGGTATCCCAGGAGTCCTGTTTTTCTGTCTCTTTGCATATCTATCAAGCTCTATACTGGCTTCCCTAAGCCTATTTCGCAAGCTTCATGTCTTTTATTCCCGTTACGTCAGCTTCAGACTCCCAACACTCCACCTCACCCGGAATACGGATAAGGTCACGGGTAAAGACAGGGTCACGGCCTTCAGCCTTCTGCCTTTTGTAATCCTTCAGCGCATCAAACGTTACTTTGGACAACATGAGAATCGCAATCAGATTGACGACAACCATCAGCCCCATAAAGAGATCCGCCAGATCCCAGACGAGCTGTACTTTTGCTATTGCACCAAACAACACCATGGCAATGACGCAAATCCGGTACACCCACAGCCACATTTTATTGGATTTGATAAACTCAATGTTGGTCTCCCCGTAATAATAATTCCCGATGAGTGTACTGAAGGCAAACAGGAATACCATCACAGCCAAAAATCCGGATGCCCATGAACCGATATGCACACTCAATGCCGCCTGGGTCAATTCGATGCCCCCCAGATTGGAACCTTTGTAGACTCCGGACAGCAAAATAATCATGGCCGTACTTGTACAAATGACAAGTGTATCGGTCAGGACACCAAAAGCCTGAATAAGGCCCTGCTTGACCGGATGTGTCGTATCTGCCGTTGCAGCGGCATTAGGTGCACTACCCATTCCCGCCTCGTTGGAGAACAATCCACGCTTGACGCCGTTCATCAGCGCAGCACCCAATGTACCACCGGCGACCTGCTCCATGCCGAAGGCATTTTTTACGATCAGCGCAATCATGGCCGGAAGCTGGGTGATATTCGCCAGCACAACAAATGCAGCAACCCCGATATACAGTACGGCAAGCACAACCACAATGTATTCGGAAGCCTTGGCAATCCGTTTC
It encodes:
- a CDS encoding NADH:flavin oxidoreductase/NADH oxidase, with protein sequence MSEKLFSPYQFKGLQLNNRVVMAPMCQYSVTAKDGIPNDWHQVHYVSRAVGGTGLIVIEMTDVEPDGRITDNDLGIWSDEHIPAFAKLVDGMHAHGSKVAIQIAHAGRKAEDAKQPVAPSVVTFPGEDYREPRALTTEEVGAMVQKFADGVRRAVQAGVDAIELHGAHGYLIHQFHSKLMNHREDVYGQDLARFGVEIIHAVKKEMPEDMPLIMRISAVEYADGGYDIEQTLDVARAYQAAGVDIFHISSGGEGPAGQRKPGNYPGYQVPFARRFREELNVPVIAVGLLDDSALAQAVIGNGDADLVAVGRGMLRDPYWANHAALALGVSKDKAAIAEQYSRGY
- a CDS encoding alanine/glycine:cation symporter family protein; the protein is MEQTIQDIVVVFNDFLWSKLLIILLVVCGVYFTTKTRFMQFRMIGDMVKVLAEPKSKEADKISPFQAFCISMAARVGTGNITGIALAIALGGPGAVFWMWIIAIIGSASSFVESTLAQIYKVKDNGGFRGGPAYYMERGLGKRWMGVLFAILITLSFGLVFNAVQSNTITVAFQNSFGLDRLTVGIVMAVIFAGIIMGGVKRIAKASEYIVVVLAVLYIGVAAFVVLANITQLPAMIALIVKNAFGMEQVAGGTLGAALMNGVKRGLFSNEAGMGSAPNAAATADTTHPVKQGLIQAFGVLTDTLVICTSTAMIILLSGVYKGSNLGGIELTQAALSVHIGSWASGFLAVMVFLFAFSTLIGNYYYGETNIEFIKSNKMWLWVYRICVIAMVLFGAIAKVQLVWDLADLFMGLMVVVNLIAILMLSKVTFDALKDYKRQKAEGRDPVFTRDLIRIPGEVECWESEADVTGIKDMKLAK
- a CDS encoding methyl-accepting chemotaxis protein, translating into MNVVDALLKVMPYISRILREPAGLTVYDHEKVLYAVPTERFNLGFKEGEPLLDDYKNFTALTNGREASLTQLPAEVYGIELDILNIPIFDDNDEVVAIFCVSYDQSNQNQLEAIIQENQSINSNLVEMVQHVAAHAEELQATSEQILENTRLAVQNSSQINKVAGFIREVSEQTNLLGLNAAIEAARVGEAGAGFGVVASEVRKLSVDAKQATSDIDVSLKDVQQVIKQMEVEVSQIAASSQEQATLVSSFTDVIEKLNETGDRMKMLADQLISYSVHKK
- a CDS encoding Crp/Fnr family transcriptional regulator, whose translation is MREIMDFGRLRQLAREHGLDQVLDEPALAELRLLEASKGEIICAKGERPERFYILVEGKLKIYTTLPNGKSLLLRFSTPPALVGDLELVNGKEAKNTVESVNKSLLLGVSYRYLQNTYADNPKFLHFMLSHVTHKLYTFSNLSSLNLLYPVESRFASYLLSTMEQGEQVTEEIQTSKLTELADMLGTSYRHLNRVIHDLCDRQIIRKEQRKIVICNLEELREIAGGNMYE
- the pepT gene encoding peptidase T; translated protein: MKDILIERLTTYAQMDTQSDENSETCPSTPGQLALGEYLVGECKAIGLQDVTMDENGYVMATLPSNTDKDVPVIGFLAHLDTATDFTGKNVKPQVIDQYDGQDIVLNQELDVVLSTTDFPELREYKGHTLMTTDGTTLLGADNKAGIAEIMTAMAYLIDHPEIKHGKIRVAFTPDEEIGRGPHKFDVPAFGAKYAYTVDGGPLGELEYESFNAAAAKITVKGTNVHPGTAKNKMVNSAKIAMEFNRRLPAEEAPEFTEGYEGFYHLTSIEGDVELTQMSYIIRDFDREKFEARKAYVLKVAEELQAKYGEKSITVQMNDQYYNMREKIEPVRQIVDIAHEAMTRLDIEPIIRPIRGGTDGSQLSYMGMPTPNIFTGGENYHGKFEYVSVDNMVRATQVIVEIAQLFEERGDI